The Clavelina lepadiformis chromosome 1, kaClaLepa1.1, whole genome shotgun sequence genome segment ATTAGTATTTTCTTAAGCAACCGGTAAAACAAGTACGGTATCTGTTGTAGTATAACCAACCACAAGTAACTGACATAGGAAATTTTATGTTAAGTCAGCTAGGCCTATACCAATTACCAGCAGTTTTTGACAAGTAATCTTCATATTGTAGACACAACTGAGAATTTATGTTCAAAATGACTTACTAATATTTCATTCATTCGATATGTTAAGATATTAATTCCATGTTAATATAACTAAGTaacttttccaatttttgtaaaacagtAACTTAGCAATCTTTCTTAGCTTTTAAAAAGAAACCTTATCCCAAGTAGAAACCTGTGGTGCAAATGAGAAACAAGGTGCAGATTAACTATAGTTGAAAACCACATGTCATTTAGTTTCATTTGGAATCTCATACTTTATATCTGCTGTTTTAAAGtgattatatatttattatttagttaattaaacaaacttttgcGATGTATTTGTGAGAGTTTATTTTGGTATTCAATTATTCTTCGGCAactgtaaaacaatatttctAAAGTTTCAAATACAGCAAAATCAATAAATGGAAGTGTTTCATGCTGAAGTGTTTCATCAAGCTAATATAGCTCTTACAGAGCATGTTACACCTGAAGTCAAGGAACTCATTCAGTCATTGCTTAACTTGCTGTATCGTATAAAGTATGTATCCAACAGACTGTTTCAACATGTAGGTCCCCAACCGGTGGCCCATAATGTCATACTAAGTTCACATCACAATGCGGTCCGCAGTATTAccagttcaaacaaacaaagtggCCAGTAATTGAAAATTAGTATGTAATCGTTTATCGTATCATATTTAgacttaatttaatttttgttgtggttAAAACTGTGAAGGATGTGGCAGTGCAGTGAATCATGATTAGCCAAAATATTAAACGggtaatttttaaaagcttCAGTAGTTTCTCGAATCACTCTCGAATCTATTAAGCTGCGCTTGGaatgtttgtgttttaacATGGTTATGTTTCAtactttttacaagaatttgCATCTCTTTTTCGGCTGCAGTCCCCGGCCACTCATCGTTTAGGTTTTGCCCGAAATCGAAAAATATTAGAGATAGCCCATTCTGACCTATATATgcttatgtttgttttaaattaaagtgGAAAAAATTTATAGATTTTTGATGAATTTCAAAAACAGATTCTCTACATGAGGTAATATGAACATTCGATGAACCGATCACCAGTTGTTAAGCCTTATTTTAAGAATAACTTGTATTTACTTCTTTCAAACATCAGAAGCAACTGTGTACAGTAGAAACTACAGGAGGTGTGTGCTGTGTATTTGTCACCAATTTGCTGAAtgcattttgttgaaaactaaAGACATCCATCGACTACAGTAATCTCGAATCCCCTAAGTTGGGCAAGATCACACTGAAGTTTCCAAGAAAAGACattgtatatatttaaaaatgtttctttgggACTGGTTCAAGTCTGCACTAAGCTACCTCGGTTTATACAACAAAAGTGGAAAACTCATGTTTCTTGGCCTCGATAATGCTGGGAAGACGACGCTACTTCATATGTTGAAAGATAACAAAATGAGCGTTCATGAACCCACAATGCATCCAAGTAAGTTGGCTTGAAATTGCACCGCTgcacatgttttttgtgttgtaGCTGTTGTACTTAGCTCTGATTGGTGTTCTAGATTATGTGCTAGTTACGCGAACTAGATTTCATTTTAAAGTAAACATTTCTTATTTACTTTACTTGTTTTTCGTTTCTAGCATCAGAAAATTTGGTAATGGGCAACATCTCATTCACAACATATGATCTTGGCGGTCACGAACAAGGTATAACGAGTTTATTTGTACTttataaaatagttttttgtaCACAACAATATAGGTGATACTTTGTGATTAggtttttcttatttttaatgtttgttttatttaaagtctaattattttatatttgacTTGACCTCTTGCCGATTTTGCGTtatgtaataatttatttacatCTGTGTTATTCATCAAACCACCTTTGGCAGTTGTCCCTTATCAATTAAACTTGTCTAACTGCAATCTTGCTAATCTGCTCAAgataaacttttctttgtttgcaaaTGCCTGGACTTTGATCCACTTTTATCTCTCTCTGTTTAAATTCACATTCTGCCCACTGTCTTTTGTGTCAATGCCAAGCGAACCTTGTTTATCTATCAGCTGTTGTAGCTCATTTGTTTCCAGATActctaaaataaaatatcaagtTAGACAAGCATTGAAAGTGTCacaattaaatttaacttaaCTAAAGGACAACATACATGCaaaaatgaattgctttgataAAACTTACTTCAATGAGTCAATGAAATGTTGGCCAGATTAGCATgatttgttatgttttgcCTTGAGATcgtatttttcattgttattgCATACAAAGATTAACAACAATATTATTAGTTCAACCACACATGCTTTTTCGTCTTTACAGCAAGAAGAGTATGGAAAGATTATTTTCCAGCTGTGAATGGAATCGTATTTCTGGTTGATGCTGCCGACAGGGGAAGATTCATGGAAGCAAAAGAAGAATTAAATGTAAAgaaatcaaacattttatattttgattcAGAGTAATTAAgccaataaatatataaagaagcatgaagaaatttttttgatgttaTGACATTAAGTTAACAAAATGATCATTTTTCAGAGCCTTTTGTTGGACGAACAGGTTGCAAATGCGCCAGTTTTAATCCTCGGAAATAAAATTGACACCCCAGCAGCCGTGAGCGAAGATGAACTTCGAAGTGTTTTTAGAATTCGATCAACCGGAAAAGTAAGTCATCAGAGAAGTCAAACCAGTGCTTCTACTGTcacataaaagttttctttgttgATTACAccattacaaatattttagacttaaaatttgatttgaatTTTTAGGGCCAAGTACCACTTTCTAGCCTGGGAGGAGCGCGTCCAGTTGAAATTTTCATGTGTTCTGTTCTTAAAAAGCAAGGATATGGCGAAGGTTTCCGTTGGCTCAGCCAGTACATTTAAACTTGAATATTTTGGCAACTTTGCATTATATTGCAACCTGCGATGCTTGCAACTGAATTTTTTCCTACTTATTCTTGGTTATAATTAAACTCTTTACTACTGGGTTAAACAAAAACCACTCCAGAATACACCATATCTAACATTAATTGCTCGGTCTGTCATCACTCATCAGTCAAATTGCATCCACTGGCCTCATAACATTTGTTAGGAAATTGAAAATCATCCTTGAGATGTCAAGTGATTTacttaaagttttgaaaatgtttctgaACAATTTGTACCACTCTGAACAGTAAATGCAATCAAAcaacttgttttgaaaatctgcattttatttattaagaCTATCAAGTGACCTTGGCAAGCAGTGAAGCTTAAGTCAAGCTAAGTTTGCTCTTTACAAAGCCAGGCCTTCAGACAAAGTGTATTTGCTTTAGGCTTGAGAACAAATATATAACGTTAGTTAGTGTTTCAACTTTGCTTTTATGAAATTGTCAATTTACAAGTAAttaagaaatgtttattgtcagTTTCCTGTTTGAATTTTCTTTCATGTCTTGTGGCTAGGGTGCATCGATTGCCTGTATAAACAAATGTGTATATGTgtcaaacagaaaaaaaagtgTAATTAAAATATCTTTATGGTTACGTTTAATTTATCCATGATCATAACGtagttttgcattttgataaaCAACGAATTACTGTCATAGTGTATgccattgttttaatttgtgcCGTTTGCACCAAAACAAACCGGCACCTAGTTCCTGTAAAAACTTCTTTCGCTAATTTACGTACGAGCATTTCCAGATGACCTTTTTGTATGCAATATTATGACTAATGGCTGTTAACATGTGATGGGAATAAAATAGAAATGCAAACGAAAAAGAGAAACGCTTCTTAACTCGTGCGATAATAATATTAGTATAGCgctatattttgttaaaaaaatagcCGCTCAAAGCTGCTAAACATATACGGTACAGATAAGTTCTGAGATTATAACCTAAATAAAAGGTCAGTAAAAACAGTGATAAAAGTTAGCATAGAAAGAAAGCTCAGGGCTGATAAGATAGCGAAAGTGAACTGATTTCTTGAAAGGATTGAGGCTATCCGCGTTGCGCACGTCCTGCGGTAGATTGTTCCACGTCCTGGAAGCAGCTGCGGGAAACATTCGTGGGATGAGTTTTATGACGAACAATAAGCTGGTTAATGGTTAGACAAGCTCAAACCATGTGGCAAGTTATATCATTAGTATTGATCAAGAGACAAAAAGTCACGCGAAAACATTTTCTCTTCTCTGGAAATTTTTGGGACTATCGCCAACAACAATAAACACCCTTGAAAAGAGATTTATGCACACAGAGGTGTCAGGTCTTAAACCTGATTAAGGAACAAAACTGGGATAAGTTAGAAGCATTAAGAAATGAAACCTTACTGTTGAATTTGTTTGTAGACTATCACGCTAATGCAATTCACAATGTTCATCCAATAcagtatttttattaaacGTCAACACATCCACAGAAAAGTGTTACAACAGTGACTGGATTGAGAACCTGGTTTTATGAATGAAATGCGAGATTGTTGTGTTACAATGCAGTAATACTTACTGGTGTCATAAACCGTAACAGGAAAGAACAGTCACGCAAACCTTGCGCAAAACGAAAACAAGAAATAGCTACGAAAAACCACAGATTCTCTGTCGTGCTGTGTGAAAAATGTGCTAATACTGTTAAAAGTTATGGAATACCAGTGTTAAATTAAGCAGTTGTATTGTTAGAACTACTTAAATCGCATTATGATGAATTTACCAGGATTTTTGCGCTTAAAACCCTGGTACTAGATCGACTACGCCAAAATTTTGCGAGCTTAcataaaacttcataaaacaTTCATACGTCATCACGAAAACAAGTGGAATCACTGGCAAAGCACTGAAACaactcaaacaaaaacaaaggaTTGTTACGAACACAATATACAAACATAAAgatataaaacataaaaaacaataagaTATTGCACAGTTAAATAACATATCTAAAATGCAAATGGGATCACTCGCACCAACAAGATACGTTCTTGGCTGTACAAAGGTGTCGATGAGGTTCAGGTACGTATAAGGCAAAATAGTTTGA includes the following:
- the LOC143464259 gene encoding small COPII coat GTPase SAR1B-like, giving the protein MFLWDWFKSALSYLGLYNKSGKLMFLGLDNAGKTTLLHMLKDNKMSVHEPTMHPTSENLVMGNISFTTYDLGGHEQARRVWKDYFPAVNGIVFLVDAADRGRFMEAKEELNSLLLDEQVANAPVLILGNKIDTPAAVSEDELRSVFRIRSTGKGQVPLSSLGGARPVEIFMCSVLKKQGYGEGFRWLSQYI